A genomic region of Pseudomonas migulae contains the following coding sequences:
- a CDS encoding catalase family protein, which produces MLARFWLWLGRLLGKTLLILLCIGLLGWALVTAWYAWQHRGPVSALEQIPDGEAAMTRDVIQTAVRIVDQHRESTRYLRDAHAKAHGCVKAEVQVLPELAQDLRRGVFSEPGKRWQATMRLSNGNAYPQFDSMRDARGMAIKLLDVPGKQLLGNRQGQHEQDFVMFSHPNFFVSDVAEYRQNVAAQADGKKVMAFFPGWDPRTWQIRHLFIALATLSPPPESPTRTTYFSVSPYKFGEANAKFRVMPDAENCPAYTLPKQNQDLPNFLRNALTQQLSTDRVPACFVLQIQRQDANRFMPIEDTSIEWREQDAPFETVARITLPPQDFDTPAQNLQCDNLSFNPWFGLEAHRPIGGINRLRKAVYEAVSDYRHARNAEQ; this is translated from the coding sequence TGTGCATCGGCCTGCTTGGCTGGGCGCTGGTGACCGCATGGTATGCCTGGCAGCACCGCGGCCCGGTCTCGGCGCTGGAGCAGATCCCGGATGGCGAAGCGGCCATGACCCGGGATGTGATTCAGACCGCCGTGCGCATTGTCGATCAACACCGTGAAAGCACCCGCTACCTGCGCGACGCCCATGCCAAGGCCCATGGCTGCGTGAAGGCCGAGGTGCAGGTACTGCCGGAACTGGCGCAGGACCTGCGTCGCGGCGTCTTCAGCGAACCGGGCAAGCGTTGGCAGGCGACCATGCGCCTGTCCAACGGCAACGCTTATCCGCAGTTCGACAGCATGCGGGATGCCCGGGGCATGGCGATCAAACTGCTGGATGTGCCAGGCAAGCAACTGCTCGGCAACCGACAAGGGCAACACGAGCAGGACTTTGTGATGTTCAGCCATCCGAACTTCTTTGTCAGCGATGTCGCCGAGTACCGTCAGAATGTCGCGGCTCAGGCTGACGGAAAAAAGGTCATGGCGTTTTTTCCTGGCTGGGACCCGCGCACCTGGCAGATCCGCCATTTGTTTATCGCCCTGGCGACACTGTCGCCGCCGCCGGAAAGCCCGACACGCACCACTTATTTTTCGGTATCGCCCTACAAGTTCGGCGAGGCCAATGCCAAGTTCCGGGTGATGCCTGATGCGGAAAACTGCCCCGCCTACACCTTGCCCAAGCAGAACCAGGACCTGCCGAACTTCCTGCGTAACGCCCTGACTCAACAGCTGTCCACGGATCGGGTGCCGGCGTGTTTTGTCTTGCAGATCCAGCGCCAGGATGCGAACAGGTTCATGCCGATCGAGGACACCAGCATCGAGTGGCGCGAGCAGGATGCACCGTTCGAAACCGTAGCCCGGATCACCCTGCCCCCTCAGGACTTCGACACCCCGGCGCAGAATCTGCAATGCGACAACCTGTCGTTCAACCCGTGGTTCGGTCTGGAGGCTCATCGGCCCATTGGCGGTATCAACCGGCTGCGCAAGGCCGTGTACGAAGCGGTCAGCGACTACCGGCATGCTCGCAACGCCGAGCAGTAA